In a genomic window of Microterricola viridarii:
- a CDS encoding DoxX family protein — protein MADREVAVRSTLPRTVGRVALGVFLVFAGVSHLTFARQEFTAQVPDWLPASKDVVVLASGVVEISLGTALLLLRKRRVSVGWVVAAFFVAVFPGNISQYLTHSDAFGLDSDRARGIRLLFQPLLVLWALWSTGAWKAWRNRAR, from the coding sequence ATGGCTGACCGCGAGGTGGCAGTGCGGTCCACTCTTCCGCGCACCGTCGGACGGGTCGCCCTCGGCGTGTTCCTGGTCTTCGCCGGGGTCAGCCACCTGACGTTCGCCCGGCAGGAGTTCACCGCGCAGGTGCCCGACTGGCTGCCGGCCAGTAAGGATGTCGTGGTGTTGGCCTCCGGCGTCGTCGAGATCTCCCTCGGCACGGCGTTGCTCCTGCTCCGCAAGCGCCGGGTGAGCGTCGGCTGGGTGGTCGCGGCGTTCTTCGTGGCGGTCTTCCCCGGCAACATCTCGCAGTACCTGACGCACTCCGACGCCTTCGGTCTGGACTCCGACCGGGCCCGCGGCATCCGCCTGCTGTTCCAGCCGCTGCTCGTGCTGTGGGCGCTCTGGAGCACCGGGGCGTGGAAGGCGTGGCGCAACCGCGCGCGCTAG
- a CDS encoding DHA2 family efflux MFS transporter permease subunit: MSQSQSQSQSQSHAPSHGAENESITPPQSGRRRWIGLGVLAAALSMIVLDGTIVGVALPVIIEDLHLDLSDAQWVNGIYSVVFAALLLTAGRLGDRLGRRRMLVVGILIFMTGSLLAALSVSGGTLIAARLVQGVGGALILPATLSTVNATFRGRDRAVAFGIWGAVISGMAAFGPLLGGWLTTAFSWQWIFIVNLPLGAIILVGAFLAVTETRAVITSPGLDVDGLLLSAIGFGGIVFALIEGRSLGWWAPTAEFEIFGWVWPTTAPVSPVPVAGLIGIVCIVLFVLWERHRGRNGRSAILDLKLFSVPTFTWGNLTALCVAIGEFGLLFVLPLFIVNAMGLTTLGAGLVLAAMGVGAFLSGASARHLSERMGAPNVVLLGLGIEVVGVTLTALFLHAGSAPWLIALLLVVYGLGLGLASAQLTGTVLVDIPTEKSGQGSATQSTVRQVGSALGTALIGAVLAAGLATAIPAQLDTVSGLPPAAAEQLAQATELSAGGTIGQIREEGTTGTLGESGPAVATALSDGFADAARSSLYAAAGFLALGFLFALQLRARSRRPSPSQD, translated from the coding sequence ATGTCACAGTCACAGTCACAGTCACAGTCACAGTCACACGCTCCGTCCCACGGCGCGGAGAACGAGTCCATCACGCCCCCGCAGTCCGGGCGCCGGCGTTGGATCGGGCTGGGCGTGCTGGCCGCCGCCCTGTCGATGATCGTGCTCGACGGCACCATTGTCGGCGTCGCGCTCCCGGTCATCATCGAAGACCTGCACCTGGATCTGAGCGATGCGCAGTGGGTTAACGGCATCTACTCGGTCGTGTTCGCGGCGCTGCTGCTCACCGCCGGGCGGCTCGGCGACCGACTCGGACGCCGCAGGATGCTCGTCGTCGGCATCCTGATCTTCATGACGGGCAGCCTGCTCGCCGCCCTCTCGGTCTCGGGCGGCACGCTGATCGCCGCCCGTCTCGTGCAGGGCGTCGGCGGCGCGCTGATCCTGCCCGCCACGCTGTCCACCGTGAACGCCACGTTCCGCGGGCGGGACCGGGCGGTCGCCTTCGGCATCTGGGGCGCGGTCATCTCCGGCATGGCCGCCTTCGGGCCGCTGCTCGGCGGCTGGCTGACCACCGCGTTCAGCTGGCAGTGGATCTTCATCGTCAACCTGCCGCTCGGCGCGATCATCCTGGTCGGCGCCTTCCTCGCCGTCACCGAGACCCGAGCCGTCATCACCTCGCCGGGCCTCGATGTCGACGGCCTGCTGCTCAGCGCGATCGGCTTCGGTGGCATCGTCTTCGCCCTGATCGAGGGCCGCTCGCTCGGCTGGTGGGCGCCGACCGCCGAGTTCGAGATCTTCGGCTGGGTGTGGCCGACCACCGCCCCCGTCTCGCCGGTGCCGGTCGCCGGCCTCATCGGCATCGTCTGCATCGTGCTGTTCGTGCTCTGGGAACGCCACCGCGGCCGCAACGGGCGCTCGGCGATCCTCGACCTCAAGCTGTTCTCGGTGCCCACCTTCACCTGGGGCAACCTGACCGCGCTCTGCGTGGCGATCGGCGAGTTCGGCCTCCTGTTCGTGCTGCCGCTGTTCATCGTCAACGCGATGGGTCTCACCACGCTCGGCGCCGGCCTCGTGCTGGCCGCGATGGGTGTCGGCGCCTTCCTCTCCGGCGCCTCCGCGCGGCACCTCTCCGAGCGGATGGGCGCCCCCAACGTCGTGCTGCTCGGGCTGGGCATCGAGGTCGTCGGCGTCACCCTCACGGCGCTGTTCCTGCACGCCGGCTCCGCGCCCTGGCTCATCGCCCTGCTGCTCGTCGTCTACGGCCTCGGCCTCGGGCTGGCATCCGCCCAGCTGACCGGGACCGTGCTGGTCGACATCCCGACCGAGAAATCCGGCCAGGGCTCGGCGACGCAGAGCACGGTGCGCCAGGTCGGCTCGGCGCTCGGCACGGCCCTCATCGGCGCGGTGCTCGCGGCGGGGTTGGCGACCGCGATCCCGGCGCAGCTGGACACGGTGTCCGGCCTGCCACCGGCCGCCGCCGAACAGCTGGCGCAGGCGACGGAGCTCTCCGCCGGCGGCACGATCGGCCAGATCCGGGAGGAGGGCACGACCGGCACACTGGGGGAGTCCGGCCCGGCCGTTGCCACCGCGCTCTCCGACGGTTTCGCGGATGCCGCGCGCAGCTCGCTCTACGCCGCCGCCGGCTTCCTCGCGCTCGGCTTCCTCTTCGCGCTGCAGCTGCGGGCCAGGTCTCGGCGCCCCTCGCCCTCGCAGGACTAG
- the arfB gene encoding alternative ribosome rescue aminoacyl-tRNA hydrolase ArfB, whose translation MDLEVSPALTIPATELGWRFSRSSGPGGQHVNTSDSRVELFWDVAGSGVLSESQRQRILDRLQGRLVGGVVTVAASEQRSQLRNREIALAKLAELLAGALAPDGPRRRATKATRGSDRRRLAAKSQRSETKRQRQRPASD comes from the coding sequence ATGGATCTCGAGGTGTCGCCCGCGTTGACGATTCCGGCGACGGAACTCGGCTGGCGATTCTCGCGCTCCTCCGGCCCCGGCGGCCAGCACGTGAACACCTCGGACAGCCGGGTCGAGCTGTTCTGGGATGTCGCCGGCTCCGGCGTGCTCTCCGAGAGCCAACGGCAGCGGATACTCGACCGGCTGCAGGGTCGGCTCGTCGGCGGGGTGGTCACAGTGGCCGCCTCCGAGCAGCGCTCGCAGCTGCGCAACCGCGAGATCGCCCTGGCCAAGCTCGCCGAGTTGCTCGCCGGGGCCCTGGCCCCCGACGGGCCGCGCCGGCGGGCGACGAAGGCCACCCGCGGGTCGGACCGGCGCCGGCTGGCTGCCAAGAGCCAGCGCTCGGAGACGAAGAGGCAGCGCCAGCGGCCGGCATCCGACTAG
- a CDS encoding ABC transporter permease codes for MSRPRASRPAAAPARSRLRPGDLLALGFHGLRARPLRAVLSSLGIAIGIAAMISVIGISTSSQALIEQRLSELGTNMLTVTGGSDLLGEEVPLAEGAVAAIRRIPGVQHAGGVATLAGVQVYRNSEIAPSRTGGLSVAAVDLELLDATGAQMLTGTWLNGATAEYPTVVLGRAAAERLGIQSPGSLVWIGGAHFSVLGILDSSLLVPELDSMALIGTPVARSLFGHTGHPTAIYERSDDARVAAVRKLLPATVSPEKPSAVKVSRQSDALAAKNTVDQAFTGLLVGVGSIALLVGGIGVANTMVISVLERRREIGLRRSLGATRRHIRQQFLLEAVLLAAVGGLAGTALGWLITAIAARANGWALAIPPEVLVAGVAVTVVVGAIAGLLPAVRAARTSPTAALSS; via the coding sequence GTGAGCCGGCCACGGGCAAGCCGGCCAGCGGCGGCGCCGGCTCGTTCACGGCTGCGCCCCGGCGACCTGCTCGCGCTCGGATTCCACGGGCTGCGCGCGCGGCCGCTGCGCGCCGTGCTCTCCTCGCTCGGCATCGCCATCGGCATCGCGGCAATGATCTCGGTGATCGGCATCTCCACGTCGAGCCAGGCGCTGATCGAGCAGCGGCTGTCCGAGCTCGGCACGAACATGCTCACCGTCACGGGCGGCTCCGACCTGCTCGGCGAGGAGGTGCCGCTCGCCGAGGGGGCCGTGGCCGCCATCCGCCGCATCCCCGGGGTGCAGCACGCCGGCGGGGTAGCGACCCTCGCCGGCGTCCAGGTGTACCGCAACTCCGAGATCGCGCCCTCGCGCACGGGCGGACTGAGCGTCGCCGCCGTCGACCTTGAGCTGCTGGACGCGACGGGTGCGCAGATGCTGACCGGCACCTGGTTGAACGGGGCGACCGCCGAGTACCCGACCGTCGTGCTCGGCCGGGCGGCGGCCGAGCGGCTCGGCATTCAGAGCCCCGGCTCGCTGGTGTGGATCGGCGGGGCGCACTTCTCGGTGCTCGGCATCCTCGACTCCTCGCTGCTCGTGCCCGAGCTCGACTCGATGGCGCTGATCGGCACACCGGTGGCCCGGTCCCTGTTCGGGCACACCGGCCACCCGACGGCGATCTACGAGCGCTCGGATGACGCGCGCGTCGCCGCGGTGCGGAAGCTCCTGCCGGCCACTGTCAGCCCGGAGAAGCCGAGCGCGGTGAAGGTGAGTCGGCAGTCGGACGCCCTCGCGGCGAAGAACACGGTCGACCAGGCGTTCACCGGGCTGCTCGTCGGCGTCGGCTCGATCGCGCTGCTCGTCGGCGGCATCGGCGTGGCCAACACCATGGTCATCTCCGTGTTGGAGCGGCGCCGCGAGATCGGCCTGCGACGCTCCCTCGGAGCAACCAGGCGGCACATCCGGCAGCAGTTCCTGCTGGAGGCGGTGCTGTTGGCCGCCGTCGGCGGGCTCGCCGGCACCGCCCTCGGCTGGCTCATCACGGCGATCGCCGCCCGGGCCAACGGCTGGGCACTGGCGATCCCGCCGGAGGTGCTGGTGGCCGGTGTCGCCGTCACGGTCGTGGTCGGGGCGATCGCCGGCCTGCTGCCAGCCGTGCGCGCGGCCCGCACCTCTCCGACGGCCGCCCTCAGCAGCTGA